The Aphis gossypii isolate Hap1 chromosome 3, ASM2018417v2, whole genome shotgun sequence genome includes a region encoding these proteins:
- the LOC114132353 gene encoding UDP-glucose 4-epimerase-like — MTDIKTVFVTGGAGYIGSHCVLSLLEAGYDVVAIDNFTNSVGKEQTAASLDRVRRITGKEITFYKCDLLDVQQLDEIFDKHKFDCVIHFAAVKSVGESMKQPLKYYKNNIIGAMNLLEVMASHGCYQLVFSSSCTVYGNPSSLPITESHPTGNITNVYGRTKYFIEEILRDVANSEKRWNIVSLRYFNPIGAHSSGLIGEDPTTNFSNLMPYIAQVALGKKSSLSIYGGDYATPDGTGIRDYVHVMDLAEGHVAALKKLQSKHLHLQVYNLGSGQGTSVLDFIKTFEKVTGIKVPYTIEARREGDIASMYANCDFAKFDLGWTAKYTLEDMCRDSWKWQTMNPNGYKSNDTASMNGKADGH; from the exons ATGACGGACATCAAGACGGTTTTCGTCACGGGCGGCGCAGGATACATCGGCAGCCATTGCGTCCTGTCTCTACTGGAGGCCGGCTACGACGTGGTGGCCATCGATAACTTCACAAACAGCGTTGGCAAGGAGCAAACCGCTGCCAGCTTGGACCGGGTTCGCCGCATCACTGGCAAGGAGATAACCTTTTACAAGTGCGACCTGTTGGACGTCCAGCAGCTAGACGAAATTTTCGacaaa CATAAATTCGACTGTGTTATACACTTTGCTGCAGTGAAATCGGTCGGAGAATCGATGAAACAACCTCTCAAGTATTACAAGAATAACATAATAGGCGCAATGAATCTTCTTGAAGTGATGGCCTCTCATGGGTGTTACCAGCTAGTGTTCTCCAGCTCGTGTACTGTTTACGGGAACCCGTCATCTTTGCCCATAACCGAAAGTCACCCAACTGGCAATATCACCAATGTATACGGCCGTACGAAATATTTCATCGAAGAGATACTCAGAGACGTCGCTAACTCCGAGAAA AGATGGAACATCGTGAGCCTGAGGTACTTTAATCCAATAGGAGCTCATTCGTCGGGATTGATCGGAGAAGACCCAACGACTAACTTTTCAAACTTAATGCCATACATAGCGCAAGTGGCGTTAGGGAAGAAGTCCAGTTTGTCAATCTACGGTGGAGATTATGCGACCCCTGATGGAAccg GTATAAGAGATTATGTTCATGTGATGGACTTGGCCGAAGGGCATGTGGcagctttaaaaaaattacaatcaaagcatttacatttacag gtTTATAACTTAGGAAGCGGACAAGGAACTTCTGTAttggattttataaaaacctttGAAAAAGTAACAGGTATCAAAGTACCATATACAATTGAAGCACGCCGTGAAGGTGACATAGCATCAATGTATGCCAATTGTGATTTTGCAAAATTTGATCTTGGTTGGACAGCTAAATATACCTTAGAAGATATGt gcAGAGACTCTTGGAAATGGCAAACCATGAATCCAAATGGTTACAAGTCAAACGATACAGCAAGTATGAATGGTAAAGCAGACGGACATTAA